From Verrucomicrobia bacterium S94, the proteins below share one genomic window:
- a CDS encoding ankyrin repeat domain-containing protein, with amino-acid sequence MKLITLVLAALLPVAILAQTSSNAVETISQQEVVEAALYGKIDTIKTALKQGFDVNSTDPDNRTPLMFAAFNGHTEIVKLLIASGATVDAQDTTGTTPLMFAASAPNGKDAVMLLLNAGAEINKVDNNEHFTALMWAAAEGQLENVELLLEKGADYALVDVDGDTAESFAAKAGHYAVARRLKQVAKKDKAAETE; translated from the coding sequence ATGAAACTGATCACACTTGTTCTCGCCGCACTGCTGCCGGTTGCTATCCTCGCCCAGACATCTTCCAACGCCGTTGAAACCATCTCCCAGCAGGAAGTCGTCGAGGCCGCCCTCTACGGAAAAATCGACACCATCAAAACCGCCCTGAAACAGGGCTTCGATGTCAACTCAACCGACCCGGACAACCGTACCCCGCTCATGTTTGCCGCCTTTAACGGCCACACTGAAATTGTGAAACTGCTGATTGCTTCCGGAGCCACGGTCGACGCCCAGGATACCACCGGCACCACCCCGCTCATGTTCGCAGCCAGTGCCCCCAACGGTAAAGACGCCGTAATGCTGTTGCTTAATGCCGGCGCGGAAATCAACAAGGTCGACAACAACGAACACTTCACCGCCCTCATGTGGGCCGCCGCAGAAGGTCAGCTTGAAAATGTTGAACTGCTCCTCGAAAAAGGGGCCGACTACGCGCTCGTCGATGTGGATGGCGATACCGCCGAATCATTCGCAGCAAAAGCGGGACACTATGCCGTCGCACGTCGCCTCAAACAGGTTGCAAAAAAAGACAAAGCCGCAGAAACAGAATAG
- a CDS encoding radical SAM protein translates to MAKNFKYLFGPVPSRRLGRSLGVDLIPFKTCTMDCTFCQLGETPCTVSERGNYVPMQDVIGELGQWKRKDGRADHITLAGSGEPTLHSHFGDVFCWTKEETKIQSVLLTNGTQFHDPDVREQAVLADRVKVTLSAWDEESFQQIHRPAKGINFELLVEGERAFRHEYLGELSVEVFIIDGVNSQFDHVKKIAEVVRSLSPDRIDINTAVRPPADPSVKPSAAEHLQAVAEIFGPTASVTASFKKQGFESLDISEAALVSLLKRHPATCSQLAEELNLAEDKMFKTLKQLVSIGSLHERRYDGEVHFFCAD, encoded by the coding sequence ATGGCTAAAAACTTTAAATACCTTTTCGGGCCGGTTCCTTCGCGCCGTCTGGGCCGTTCGCTGGGGGTGGATCTTATTCCGTTCAAAACGTGTACGATGGATTGCACTTTCTGTCAGCTGGGCGAAACGCCCTGTACGGTGAGCGAGCGGGGGAATTACGTGCCGATGCAGGATGTGATTGGGGAGCTCGGTCAATGGAAGCGGAAAGATGGGCGGGCGGATCACATCACGTTGGCCGGTTCCGGAGAGCCGACATTGCATTCGCATTTCGGGGATGTGTTCTGCTGGACGAAGGAGGAAACGAAGATTCAGTCCGTTCTTCTGACGAACGGGACGCAGTTTCATGATCCCGATGTGCGGGAACAGGCGGTGCTGGCTGACCGGGTGAAGGTGACGTTGAGTGCCTGGGATGAAGAGAGTTTTCAGCAGATTCACCGTCCGGCAAAAGGGATTAATTTTGAACTGCTTGTGGAAGGGGAGCGGGCCTTTCGGCATGAATATCTCGGTGAGCTGTCGGTGGAGGTTTTCATTATCGACGGTGTTAATTCGCAGTTTGACCATGTAAAAAAAATTGCTGAAGTGGTGCGGTCGCTTTCTCCGGACCGGATCGATATCAATACGGCGGTTCGCCCGCCGGCTGATCCATCAGTTAAACCCTCTGCCGCAGAGCATCTGCAGGCGGTTGCCGAAATTTTCGGCCCGACTGCTTCGGTGACGGCGTCATTCAAAAAACAGGGTTTTGAGTCACTGGATATCAGCGAAGCGGCTCTGGTGAGCCTGCTTAAACGCCACCCGGCCACCTGCAGCCAGCTGGCTGAAGAACTTAATCTGGCCGAAGATAAAATGTTTAAAACCCTCAAGCAGCTGGTTTCGATCGGATCGCTGCATGAGCGCCGCTATGACGGCGAAGTGCATTTCTTCTGCGCCGATTAA
- a CDS encoding c-type cytochrome, translating into MKRSLFISLLLFVAAAFGATTEQLYQKHCSHCHGARFQGGSAQSLVDGIWQFGDADGAIQRNIKFGITHLGMPAYENTLSDKEIKNLVAFLRKAESAAEPAALPLPTYLQTLDYEIDVAVFAEGLDTPWDIAFLNKDTALITERSGNLRVYADGHLFSKPVEGTPEVVAEGQGGLLAVAFDPDYTDEDNQWVYLAYSHGLEIGPNGRKAPAMTKLIRGRINGNLWKDEEVIFEAPHETYRTTRHHYGTRIVFDRNKDLYFSIGDRGTGMHAQDPARPNGKIHRIHRDGKIPRDNPFRRTKGAIKSVYSLGNRNPQGLAFHPETGELWASEHGPLGGDEINVIESGKNYGWPVITYGKNYNGTIITELTHQEGMEQPIWYWNPSTAVCGIDFYSGDLFPKWNNKLIVGSLKYEDVRILSIEDHRVIHEEVILKNAGRVRDVCCGPDGAIYVVLNDPGTILKLTPKK; encoded by the coding sequence ATGAAACGATCGTTATTCATCAGTCTCCTTCTCTTCGTTGCGGCTGCATTCGGTGCCACAACCGAACAGCTGTATCAGAAACACTGCTCACACTGCCACGGTGCCCGCTTCCAGGGCGGAAGCGCTCAGAGTCTGGTCGACGGCATCTGGCAGTTCGGTGATGCCGACGGCGCCATCCAGCGCAACATCAAATTCGGTATCACTCACCTCGGCATGCCGGCCTACGAAAACACGCTGTCCGATAAAGAAATCAAGAATCTCGTCGCTTTTTTACGGAAAGCGGAATCCGCCGCCGAACCCGCCGCCCTGCCCCTTCCCACCTATCTCCAGACCCTGGACTATGAAATTGACGTAGCGGTTTTTGCCGAAGGACTCGACACGCCGTGGGACATCGCTTTTCTGAATAAAGATACCGCCCTGATCACCGAACGCTCGGGAAACCTTCGCGTATATGCAGACGGTCACCTTTTTTCCAAACCGGTGGAAGGCACCCCCGAAGTCGTTGCCGAAGGCCAGGGCGGGCTGCTCGCCGTCGCTTTCGATCCCGACTATACAGACGAAGACAACCAATGGGTCTATCTGGCCTACAGCCATGGTCTCGAAATCGGCCCCAACGGACGTAAGGCACCGGCCATGACCAAACTTATACGCGGCCGCATCAACGGCAACCTCTGGAAAGACGAGGAAGTTATTTTTGAAGCCCCGCACGAAACCTATCGTACCACCCGCCACCACTACGGCACCCGCATTGTTTTCGACCGGAATAAAGACCTCTACTTTTCCATCGGTGACCGCGGCACCGGCATGCATGCCCAGGACCCGGCGCGGCCCAATGGGAAAATACACCGTATTCACCGCGACGGAAAAATCCCGCGCGACAACCCCTTCCGCCGCACCAAAGGCGCCATAAAGTCGGTCTACAGCCTCGGCAACCGAAACCCGCAGGGGCTCGCTTTTCATCCCGAAACCGGCGAACTCTGGGCTTCCGAACACGGGCCGCTCGGCGGCGATGAAATCAACGTCATCGAATCCGGAAAAAACTACGGCTGGCCCGTCATTACTTACGGAAAAAACTACAACGGCACCATCATCACCGAACTCACACACCAGGAAGGCATGGAACAACCGATCTGGTACTGGAACCCCTCCACCGCCGTCTGCGGTATCGATTTCTATTCCGGCGATCTATTCCCGAAATGGAACAACAAACTGATCGTCGGATCGCTCAAATATGAAGATGTCCGTATCCTCAGCATTGAGGATCATCGGGTGATTCATGAAGAGGTAATTCTTAAAAACGCCGGCCGCGTCCGCGATGTCTGCTGCGGCCCCGACGGCGCAATCTACGTCGTTCTCAACGATCCGGGAACCATCCTCAAACTCACCCCGAAAAAATAA